The Anabaena sp. WA102 genome contains a region encoding:
- a CDS encoding biliverdin-producing heme oxygenase: MSNDLAMKLRIGTQQAHTDSENLGFMKCFVQGVVDRDCFIQLLRNFYFVYSELEAAIEKHKQHPVISLIYFPELNRQSCLEQDMLFYYGSQWHKRITPSPAAQAYTARIQQISTHEPALLLAHSYTRYLGDLSGGQMLQKIAQSALKLSGHEGTSFYNFQQIPDKQTFKGKYRQALDKVNIDDTTADKIVAEANHAFKLNMQILQELESILIEALGRATYNDLV, from the coding sequence ATGAGTAATGATTTGGCAATGAAACTGCGTATAGGAACTCAACAAGCGCATACAGATTCAGAAAATCTCGGCTTCATGAAATGTTTTGTGCAAGGAGTTGTAGATAGAGATTGTTTCATTCAATTGTTGAGAAATTTCTATTTTGTTTATAGTGAACTAGAAGCAGCAATTGAGAAACATAAACAGCATCCTGTGATTAGTTTGATTTATTTTCCCGAACTAAATCGCCAATCTTGCCTAGAGCAAGATATGTTATTTTATTATGGGAGTCAATGGCACAAACGCATCACCCCTTCACCTGCCGCCCAAGCTTATACTGCGCGTATCCAACAAATTTCCACTCATGAACCCGCACTATTGTTAGCTCATTCCTATACTCGTTATTTGGGTGATCTTTCTGGTGGGCAAATGCTCCAAAAAATTGCTCAGTCAGCCTTAAAACTTTCTGGACATGAAGGAACTTCCTTTTACAATTTTCAGCAAATTCCAGACAAGCAGACTTTCAAAGGAAAGTATCGTCAAGCATTAGATAAAGTTAATATTGATGATACAACCGCTGACAAAATTGTAGCAGAAGCTAACCATGCTTTTAAGTTAAATATGCAGATACTTCAAGAATTGGAAAGTATCTTAATCGAAGCTCTTGGTAGAGCCACTTACAATGATTTAGTTTAA
- the acsF gene encoding magnesium-protoporphyrin IX monomethyl ester (oxidative) cyclase — MVKSLDKPPLDLSKSGVKTPVQETLLTPRFYTTDFDTVAKMDISGYETELRAVIDELKADYNRHHFVRDDEFKQGWDHIVGEKRLAFIDFLERSCTSEFSGFLLFKELSRRLKDSNPLLSEAFAYLARDEARHAGFLNKSMADFNLSLDLSYLTKNRTYTFFPIEWVIYTVYLSEKIGYWRYILVFRHMEKNPEYQFYPLFRKFESWCQDENRHGDFFKALLRSQPQLWNNWKSRLWVRFFLLTVFATHTMTVFERGNFYEILGMHPRKYNTQVIEETNKTAAKAFPIILNTNHPYFFWYLEQCALYNQKIIDLNQINDWGIVKFIQKIPLTLMIFWYMFKIFLIKPINTEATREQVC; from the coding sequence ATGGTTAAATCGTTGGATAAACCGCCACTTGATTTATCGAAATCGGGTGTAAAAACACCAGTTCAAGAAACATTATTAACACCCAGATTTTATACCACTGACTTTGATACAGTGGCAAAAATGGATATTTCTGGGTATGAAACAGAATTAAGGGCTGTAATTGACGAACTCAAGGCTGATTATAACCGTCATCACTTTGTGCGAGATGATGAATTTAAGCAAGGTTGGGATCACATTGTTGGTGAAAAACGACTTGCTTTTATTGACTTTTTAGAACGTTCTTGTACTTCGGAATTCTCTGGGTTTTTACTATTTAAAGAATTATCTCGTCGTCTCAAGGATAGTAACCCTTTACTATCAGAAGCATTTGCTTATTTAGCGCGAGATGAAGCCCGTCATGCTGGCTTTTTGAATAAGTCAATGGCAGATTTTAACCTTTCCCTTGACTTGAGTTATCTCACTAAAAATCGTACCTATACATTTTTCCCAATCGAGTGGGTTATTTACACAGTTTACCTATCGGAAAAAATCGGTTATTGGCGTTACATTTTAGTATTTCGCCATATGGAAAAAAATCCAGAGTACCAGTTTTATCCTCTATTTAGAAAGTTTGAAAGTTGGTGTCAAGATGAGAATAGACACGGTGATTTTTTCAAGGCTTTGTTACGTTCTCAACCCCAGTTATGGAATAATTGGAAATCTCGGCTATGGGTGCGATTCTTCCTATTAACTGTATTCGCTACCCACACCATGACAGTATTTGAAAGAGGGAATTTCTATGAAATCTTAGGTATGCACCCTCGTAAATATAATACTCAAGTAATTGAGGAAACCAACAAAACCGCAGCTAAGGCATTTCCAATTATTTTAAATACCAATCACCCATACTTTTTCTGGTATTTGGAACAATGTGCATTGTATAATCAGAAAATAATTGATCTCAATCAAATTAATGATTGGGGAATTGTGAAATTTATCCAAAAAATTCCCTTAACTTTAATGATTTTTTGGTATATGTTCAAGATTTTTCTGATTAAACCCATCAACACAGAAGCAACTCGTGAACAAGTTTGTTAA
- a CDS encoding metal ABC transporter substrate-binding protein, which translates to MFLSLALMGCTPNSQPQGNTKPQVVATSTIIADLAEEIGGEEVQITGILKPGADPHVYEPVPADSRVLEKANLILYNGYNLEPGLIKLMNATGGKVKKIPVGEVVISLKLDKGKGQIVPDPHVWGSAENVISMVKAIRDSLIELSPEDKEKFTQNAQKLTDELQQLHIWILQEIQTIPADKRKLITTHDAFQYYGSAYKIAIAGTLIGISTEEQPSAQTVKKLVESIKKIGVPAIFAETTINPALIKTVAEEAGVKLAPTSLYSDSIGAKGSNGDTYIKMMAANTRAIVEALGGKYTPLQLKSEK; encoded by the coding sequence ATGTTCTTATCTTTGGCTTTAATGGGTTGTACTCCCAACTCCCAACCCCAGGGAAATACTAAGCCGCAGGTTGTAGCAACAAGTACCATTATTGCTGACTTGGCTGAAGAAATTGGTGGAGAAGAAGTACAGATTACGGGTATTCTTAAACCAGGTGCAGACCCTCACGTTTACGAACCTGTACCCGCAGATAGTCGGGTTTTGGAGAAAGCTAACTTGATTTTGTATAACGGTTACAATTTAGAACCGGGACTGATTAAGTTAATGAATGCAACTGGAGGGAAAGTAAAAAAAATCCCTGTGGGGGAAGTTGTTATATCTTTAAAGTTAGATAAAGGTAAAGGACAAATTGTTCCAGATCCTCACGTTTGGGGCAGTGCAGAAAATGTTATATCTATGGTGAAAGCCATTCGAGATAGTTTAATTGAATTGTCACCGGAGGACAAAGAAAAATTTACTCAAAATGCCCAAAAGCTAACTGATGAATTACAGCAATTACATATTTGGATTCTTCAAGAAATTCAAACAATTCCCGCAGATAAAAGGAAACTCATCACTACCCATGATGCTTTTCAATATTATGGAAGTGCTTATAAAATAGCGATCGCTGGAACTTTAATTGGCATTAGTACGGAAGAACAACCCAGCGCCCAAACCGTGAAAAAGTTAGTAGAGTCAATTAAAAAAATCGGTGTTCCTGCCATATTTGCTGAAACAACAATTAATCCAGCTTTAATTAAAACAGTAGCCGAAGAAGCCGGAGTAAAATTAGCACCAACTTCACTTTATTCTGATTCTATTGGGGCAAAAGGTAGTAATGGCGATACTTATATAAAGATGATGGCAGCAAATACCCGCGCTATTGTTGAAGCATTAGGGGGAAAATATACGCCATTGCAATTAAAAAGTGAAAAATAA
- a CDS encoding metal ABC transporter ATP-binding protein — protein MQNFSFYQKFSLSPVNQVDIPAQIIKSIDMNSSTAINITHVGVHYRAQEALRDVNCIIKPGKLTGIFGPNGAGKSTLMKAILGLVPMSSGQVLYKSKPLMQQLEKVAYVPQRSQIDWNYPATVWDVVMMGRVKKTGWLRSFSTVSRQIAKQALERVGIEELKNRPIGELSGGQQQRVFLARALTQEAEIFCFDEPFVGIDQKTQAIIFEVFEELAKNNKIVLVVNHDLGESITHFDDLILLNCEVIATGSRQQVLTEENLYRAYSGKVMYFAA, from the coding sequence ATGCAAAACTTCTCTTTTTACCAAAAATTTAGCCTATCTCCTGTAAATCAAGTAGATATACCTGCACAAATTATCAAATCTATTGACATGAATTCATCAACAGCAATTAACATCACTCATGTAGGTGTACATTACCGCGCACAAGAAGCACTTCGGGATGTTAACTGCATAATTAAACCAGGAAAGCTAACGGGAATTTTTGGACCCAATGGCGCGGGTAAAAGTACATTAATGAAAGCTATTTTGGGATTAGTTCCCATGAGTAGTGGTCAAGTTTTATATAAGAGCAAGCCTTTAATGCAGCAACTAGAAAAAGTTGCTTATGTACCACAACGTAGCCAAATTGACTGGAATTACCCCGCTACTGTGTGGGATGTAGTGATGATGGGGCGTGTCAAAAAAACAGGATGGTTACGGAGCTTCTCCACAGTTAGCCGTCAAATCGCTAAACAAGCATTAGAACGAGTGGGAATAGAAGAATTAAAAAATCGTCCCATTGGTGAACTTTCTGGAGGACAACAACAACGGGTATTTCTAGCCAGGGCGTTAACTCAAGAAGCGGAAATTTTCTGTTTTGATGAACCCTTTGTCGGGATAGATCAAAAAACCCAAGCTATCATTTTTGAAGTCTTTGAAGAATTAGCAAAAAACAATAAAATTGTCTTAGTAGTTAATCATGATTTAGGCGAATCAATCACCCATTTTGATGATTTAATCTTACTAAACTGCGAAGTAATTGCCACAGGTTCACGCCAACAAGTCTTGACAGAAGAAAACTTATATCGTGCTTATAGTGGTAAAGTTATGTACTTTGCGGCTTAA
- a CDS encoding metal ABC transporter permease translates to MFQALIEPLQYGFMQRSLIIAILVGLLCAIVGSYLMVQRLALLGDAISHSVLPGLAIAFMIGANIFVGAFIAGVLSTMAIAVIKTRSPIKEDAAMGIVFSAFFALGVTLITVIQKDNKIDLNHFLFGNILGVTRDEVRDTAIIAAIVLIVVFLLYKELLFYTFDPLGAQAAGLPVNRLNFGLMLLIALTIVASMKAVGVILVLSLLITPGATAYLLVNRLHEVMILGAVIGVISSISGMYLSYFYNLPSGPAIVLVVSGLFTLALLFSPRHGILIPINSLRSKDAEIL, encoded by the coding sequence ATGTTTCAAGCACTAATAGAACCGTTGCAATATGGCTTCATGCAGCGTTCCTTAATCATCGCCATATTAGTAGGCTTATTGTGTGCCATTGTTGGTAGTTATTTAATGGTACAACGCCTTGCATTGCTGGGTGATGCTATTAGTCATTCAGTATTACCAGGACTAGCGATCGCCTTCATGATTGGTGCTAATATCTTTGTCGGGGCGTTTATTGCCGGTGTTTTGAGTACAATGGCTATAGCCGTAATTAAAACCCGATCTCCCATTAAAGAAGATGCCGCTATGGGCATAGTTTTTTCTGCCTTTTTTGCCCTTGGAGTTACTTTAATTACAGTCATTCAAAAGGATAATAAAATTGATTTGAATCACTTTCTTTTTGGTAATATTTTGGGCGTAACTAGAGACGAAGTCCGAGACACTGCTATTATTGCAGCTATTGTTTTAATAGTAGTTTTCTTATTATACAAAGAACTGTTATTTTACACTTTTGATCCTTTAGGCGCACAAGCTGCGGGTTTACCAGTTAATCGCTTAAATTTTGGTTTAATGTTGTTAATTGCTTTAACAATTGTTGCCAGTATGAAAGCTGTGGGAGTAATTTTAGTATTATCACTTTTAATTACTCCAGGGGCAACTGCTTATTTATTGGTGAACCGTTTACATGAGGTAATGATTTTGGGGGCGGTAATTGGGGTAATTTCTAGTATTAGTGGAATGTATCTCAGCTACTTTTATAATTTACCCTCTGGTCCGGCGATTGTGTTAGTGGTTTCGGGTTTATTTACGTTGGCTTTGTTGTTTAGTCCTCGACATGGGATTTTGATTCCTATTAACAGTCTCCGGTCTAAAGACGCGGAGATTCTATAG
- a CDS encoding DUF488 family protein produces MKTFTIGHSNHTIETFIELLHQHQVTALADVRSSPYSRRFPQFKLVLQ; encoded by the coding sequence ATGAAAACATTCACTATTGGTCATTCCAATCATACAATTGAAACATTTATCGAACTGTTACACCAACATCAAGTAACAGCCTTAGCTGACGTGCGTTCTAGTCCCTATAGTCGCCGATTTCCTCAGTTTAAGTTGGTATTGCAGTAA
- a CDS encoding type II toxin-antitoxin system HicB family antitoxin: MIYHYSMVIQWSQEDQLFLVHLPEFPWQQFHTHGKTYEEAARNGQEVIEAFVEMLTQENQVLPEPRMLPTKPLQVA; this comes from the coding sequence ATGATTTATCACTACAGCATGGTAATTCAATGGTCTCAAGAGGATCAACTTTTTTTAGTTCACTTACCTGAATTTCCCTGGCAACAGTTTCATACACATGGTAAAACTTACGAAGAAGCTGCTAGAAATGGTCAGGAAGTAATTGAGGCTTTTGTTGAGATGCTTACTCAAGAAAATCAAGTATTACCAGAACCCCGAATGCTTCCTACAAAACCGTTGCAAGTTGCCTAG
- a CDS encoding type II toxin-antitoxin system HicA family toxin produces the protein MPKKIRELKAIVAKVGYLLQAGRGKGSHTYWKHPLLPEEPLTIPGKDGDDAPLYLDKNIQRVLKKLEELEKPENKEGEE, from the coding sequence ATGCCGAAGAAAATAAGAGAACTGAAGGCAATAGTAGCAAAAGTTGGGTATCTCCTTCAAGCAGGTAGAGGTAAAGGAAGTCATACTTATTGGAAACATCCTTTATTACCAGAAGAACCCTTAACCATACCGGGAAAAGATGGAGATGATGCTCCGCTATATTTAGACAAAAACATTCAACGGGTGCTGAAAAAACTTGAAGAACTAGAAAAACCAGAAAATAAGGAAGGTGAAGAATGA
- a CDS encoding type II toxin-antitoxin system VapC family toxin codes for MMYLLDTNHCSLIFLKNQPVLDYIQEVGETNIATTIITVGELTYMAENSSYKEENLTRIEKFLADIRVYYVDDVTAKIYGQIKAGLINKFGPKQKTKRQTTKITQLGFDENDLWIAAIAIRNQLTLVSADTDFIRIQTVIGFSLENWRDNQ; via the coding sequence ATGATGTATCTTTTAGACACTAATCATTGTAGTTTAATTTTTCTGAAAAATCAGCCGGTTCTGGATTATATACAGGAAGTTGGAGAAACGAATATAGCTACTACTATTATTACAGTAGGTGAGCTAACTTATATGGCAGAAAATTCTAGTTATAAGGAAGAAAATTTAACTCGTATTGAGAAATTTCTCGCAGATATTCGAGTTTATTATGTAGATGATGTAACTGCTAAAATTTATGGACAAATAAAAGCAGGATTAATTAACAAATTTGGACCAAAGCAAAAAACTAAACGGCAAACGACTAAAATCACTCAATTAGGTTTTGATGAAAATGATCTTTGGATAGCAGCAATAGCAATTCGTAATCAATTAACATTAGTTTCTGCTGATACTGATTTTATCAGAATCCAAACTGTAATTGGTTTTTCTTTAGAAAATTGGAGAGATAATCAATAA
- a CDS encoding GTPase: MSNFQFNAKSQKVNQLCQETIDILENRTEEEIKKLVDDFQDFWEEYQQQKKLSIAFIGQYNAGKSTLIKALTRDESVRISAEICTDKVTEYAWQDVLLLDTPGIYAGNEQHDGITLERISKCDLLVFVVPNELFNPQGAEFFQKVANQMQRVGQMVLVVNKMSRESGSPQDLLSTITQVIEPFDPQQFYTCFIDADSYLKSQDPKYIKYQQSLQTKSNFNDFLDSLQKLIQKNELSAKLVTPLHRAVDTLEKSLNCLSTNDEKTRNLLEILRRAKIIIQASQTRARNAYRSELAKLKHEVIMLGEKIASMIDGHHTKEEIEVEIEKVTQEITTLSEKIIGKIQAALEEELKTLEEKLKDLQNSQLGKTIDREIVIDLVDGKRINDPNIPDEFGQSILEKKGGEILEELGKLSSKVSRKLVYKTGKFLGFKFKPFGAIKAAKFIRNLGSIFTIGGVVLDAAMTVKAEKDEEKNQQTLRNARNQKREEFRKLAEEMVKDYELNIEEAISFYDEELNDIENNQQELRNFDESKQEILTQIENKRQGIKQEIKQLVK; the protein is encoded by the coding sequence ATGTCAAATTTTCAATTTAATGCTAAATCCCAGAAAGTTAACCAACTTTGCCAAGAAACAATAGATATTTTAGAAAATCGGACAGAAGAAGAAATTAAAAAATTAGTTGATGATTTTCAAGACTTCTGGGAAGAATATCAACAACAGAAAAAACTATCTATTGCTTTTATTGGACAGTACAACGCTGGTAAATCTACTTTAATTAAAGCCTTAACTAGAGATGAAAGCGTGAGAATTAGTGCAGAAATATGTACTGATAAAGTTACAGAATATGCTTGGCAAGATGTATTACTATTAGATACACCGGGAATTTATGCAGGTAATGAACAACATGATGGTATTACCTTAGAAAGAATTTCTAAATGTGATTTACTGGTGTTTGTCGTTCCCAATGAACTATTTAACCCCCAAGGTGCAGAATTTTTCCAAAAAGTAGCTAACCAAATGCAAAGAGTTGGCCAAATGGTGCTAGTAGTTAATAAAATGAGTCGTGAATCAGGAAGTCCCCAAGATTTATTATCAACAATTACACAAGTTATAGAACCCTTTGATCCTCAACAATTCTATACCTGTTTTATTGATGCTGATTCCTACCTCAAATCTCAAGATCCTAAATATATAAAATATCAGCAATCTTTACAAACTAAATCTAATTTTAATGATTTTCTTGATTCTCTGCAAAAGCTAATTCAAAAAAATGAACTTTCCGCTAAATTAGTTACTCCTTTGCATCGTGCTGTTGATACTCTGGAGAAATCACTAAATTGTTTAAGTACAAATGATGAAAAAACCCGTAATTTATTAGAGATATTACGACGCGCAAAAATCATCATACAAGCATCTCAAACGAGAGCGAGAAACGCTTATCGTTCTGAATTAGCTAAACTTAAACATGAAGTGATCATGCTAGGTGAAAAAATAGCTAGTATGATTGATGGACACCATACGAAGGAAGAAATTGAAGTAGAAATAGAAAAAGTCACACAAGAAATTACCACTTTGTCAGAGAAGATTATAGGAAAAATTCAAGCTGCTTTAGAAGAAGAATTAAAAACTCTTGAAGAGAAATTAAAAGACTTACAAAACTCTCAATTAGGTAAAACTATTGATAGGGAAATAGTTATTGATTTAGTAGATGGTAAGAGGATTAACGATCCTAATATTCCTGATGAATTTGGACAATCAATCTTAGAAAAAAAAGGTGGTGAAATCCTGGAAGAACTTGGAAAATTATCATCCAAAGTATCCAGAAAATTAGTTTATAAGACAGGAAAATTTCTGGGGTTTAAATTTAAACCATTTGGTGCTATAAAGGCAGCTAAATTTATCCGTAACTTGGGTTCAATTTTTACTATTGGTGGTGTAGTATTGGATGCAGCTATGACAGTTAAAGCAGAAAAAGATGAGGAAAAAAATCAGCAAACCCTACGTAATGCTAGAAACCAGAAGCGAGAAGAGTTTAGAAAGTTAGCCGAAGAAATGGTAAAAGACTATGAATTAAACATTGAAGAAGCTATAAGTTTCTATGATGAGGAATTAAATGATATTGAAAATAATCAGCAAGAATTGAGGAATTTTGACGAGTCTAAACAGGAGATATTAACTCAAATTGAAAATAAACGTCAGGGGATAAAGCAGGAGATTAAACAATTAGTCAAGTAG
- a CDS encoding GTPase — MNIDLDAIAHCLNQSLTFDGIIAKVSVKNDCLKIVLESVAVTKKDQLLPIIMREIAYFKLTSIKIVKIYGKQIKNFDPIWYHNFDLQPENNYNYSQSNKSQNHRNTSNYEVKIPKRKVSQSEFEEALKNCSKTANAAYNLSIKYAKKIEIAIKRINSNVEAVSHKILKFKGSEQFQFAETLKQIQSDIQKLSEASLEDLVISLDQKRKHLKNFTVALFGRTKAGKSTLRETLTRGNGSTIGKGSQRTTRDVKEYSWQGLRLLDTPGIEAYQGDDDTQKANEIIDQSDIILFLTSDDSVQPGEFKAMAELQLKNKYFAVILNVKHDISNNLEDLQMFIDIPEMVFDEDRLSQHKNHIQSHIKEYLNLDNVDIVTIHAQSGFLSTQAEYQEYSSQLWELSKIEELYSLIAYQIYTHGKNLRLSTFADSLKNFINSINQKLAVAKSQLSVQLDFMEKKQKEIEEIFAEVKKDGNKKIKDKCDSLYDLIENQIGNFVDNYSDMDINRRQREWKRIVNEKNIEETMKSCKEAIFSDLREKLQEFEQEYEYDLKNIQIDMAMNFQNINKDDTGKWIKWGGVAVGAIGAVCAVATNWWNPIGWTVATTLSAAAVNTAGDWKKADEDKNYKKDIEKEKHSLKEQVKQKREITLKAYQDSFFKNIIEYDNTVVSQMKIYIQGLSEIIQKLDDSCHEIAKINKQMQEDFEKLK, encoded by the coding sequence ATGAATATTGATCTAGATGCGATCGCTCATTGTCTTAACCAATCCTTAACCTTTGACGGCATTATTGCCAAAGTCTCTGTTAAAAATGATTGTCTCAAAATAGTGCTGGAGTCAGTAGCAGTTACAAAAAAAGATCAACTGTTACCAATTATTATGAGAGAAATAGCCTATTTTAAATTAACATCTATTAAAATTGTAAAAATTTACGGAAAACAAATCAAAAATTTTGATCCAATTTGGTATCATAATTTTGATTTACAACCAGAAAATAACTATAATTATTCTCAATCAAACAAATCTCAAAATCACAGAAATACATCTAATTATGAGGTAAAAATTCCCAAAAGGAAAGTATCTCAATCTGAATTTGAAGAGGCATTAAAAAACTGTTCAAAAACAGCTAATGCTGCTTATAATCTTAGTATTAAATATGCAAAGAAAATAGAAATAGCAATTAAAAGAATTAATAGCAATGTTGAAGCTGTTAGCCATAAAATTTTGAAATTTAAGGGTTCTGAACAATTCCAATTTGCAGAGACACTCAAACAAATTCAATCAGATATTCAAAAATTATCCGAAGCTAGTTTAGAGGATTTAGTTATTTCTTTAGATCAGAAAAGAAAACATCTCAAAAATTTTACCGTTGCATTATTTGGGAGAACTAAAGCTGGTAAAAGTACCTTACGAGAAACACTGACTCGCGGTAATGGTAGTACAATTGGCAAAGGTTCACAACGCACAACCAGAGATGTAAAAGAATATTCTTGGCAAGGTTTACGGTTACTAGATACACCTGGAATTGAGGCTTATCAAGGTGATGATGATACACAAAAAGCTAATGAAATCATTGATCAATCTGATATCATTTTGTTTTTAACCAGTGATGATTCTGTGCAACCTGGTGAATTTAAAGCAATGGCAGAATTACAACTTAAAAATAAATACTTTGCTGTAATTCTCAATGTTAAACATGATATTTCTAATAACTTAGAAGATTTACAGATGTTCATTGATATTCCAGAAATGGTATTTGATGAAGATAGGTTATCACAACATAAAAATCATATTCAAAGTCACATTAAGGAATATTTGAATTTAGATAATGTAGATATAGTTACTATTCATGCTCAATCTGGTTTTTTAAGTACGCAAGCAGAATATCAAGAGTATAGCAGTCAACTTTGGGAGTTGAGTAAAATAGAGGAATTATATTCTTTAATTGCCTATCAAATTTATACTCATGGTAAGAATTTACGCTTATCAACTTTCGCTGATAGCTTGAAAAATTTTATAAATTCAATTAATCAAAAATTAGCTGTTGCAAAATCTCAGTTATCTGTTCAGTTAGATTTTATGGAAAAGAAACAAAAAGAAATCGAAGAGATATTTGCAGAAGTCAAAAAAGACGGTAATAAAAAAATTAAAGATAAATGTGACTCTTTATATGATCTGATAGAAAATCAAATAGGTAATTTTGTTGATAATTATTCAGATATGGATATCAATAGAAGACAGAGAGAATGGAAGAGAATAGTTAATGAAAAAAATATTGAGGAAACAATGAAATCTTGCAAAGAGGCAATATTTTCTGATTTAAGAGAAAAACTCCAGGAATTTGAACAGGAATATGAATATGATCTGAAAAATATTCAAATTGATATGGCAATGAATTTTCAGAACATTAACAAAGATGATACAGGAAAGTGGATAAAATGGGGTGGTGTAGCTGTTGGTGCTATTGGTGCTGTATGTGCTGTAGCTACAAATTGGTGGAATCCAATAGGTTGGACTGTTGCGACAACATTGAGTGCTGCTGCTGTAAATACTGCTGGTGATTGGAAAAAAGCAGATGAGGATAAAAATTATAAAAAGGATATTGAGAAAGAAAAACATTCACTGAAAGAACAGGTAAAACAAAAAAGAGAGATCACACTAAAAGCCTATCAAGATTCATTTTTTAAGAATATAATTGAATATGATAATACAGTGGTTTCTCAAATGAAAATATATATTCAAGGATTATCGGAAATCATTCAAAAATTAGATGATAGTTGCCATGAAATTGCAAAAATAAACAAACAAATGCAAGAAGATTTTGAAAAATTAAAATAA
- a CDS encoding type II toxin-antitoxin system VapC family toxin, translated as MYLLDTNHCSRIIFGETNLIQQLELHSEAGVATSVIVRGELLYMAAKSQQTAANIQQVNAFLNKIDLYPINLSISDIYGDLKGKLINTFGPKEKAERRKFNIQTLGFGDNDLWIAATAIHYNLTIVSTDNDFRRIQPVYSFALESWV; from the coding sequence ATGTATCTTTTAGACACTAATCACTGTAGTCGCATTATCTTTGGTGAAACTAATCTTATCCAACAGCTAGAACTCCACAGCGAAGCCGGCGTTGCTACCAGCGTCATTGTCCGTGGAGAACTACTTTACATGGCAGCTAAATCTCAACAAACAGCCGCCAATATCCAACAGGTGAACGCTTTTTTAAACAAAATTGACCTGTACCCTATTAATTTATCAATATCAGACATTTACGGCGATCTCAAAGGTAAACTTATTAATACATTTGGTCCTAAAGAAAAAGCAGAACGACGAAAATTTAATATCCAAACTCTAGGCTTTGGAGATAACGATCTTTGGATAGCGGCTACCGCCATTCACTATAATCTGACTATAGTTTCCACAGACAATGATTTTCGACGTATTCAGCCAGTTTACTCTTTTGCTTTAGAGTCTTGGGTTTAA
- a CDS encoding DUF1257 domain-containing protein, whose translation MSHFSTLRTKITDAEILKSSLRDLGISVKTEADVRGYNGQRLRSDIVAVLEGEYDLGWSRNSDGSFDLIADLWGVAKKHNQTELINSINQKYAVNKTLAEVKQRGLQNANVKLVLQ comes from the coding sequence ATGTCTCACTTTAGCACTCTGCGTACCAAGATCACCGATGCCGAAATTCTCAAGTCTTCCTTGCGCGACTTAGGTATCAGCGTCAAGACTGAAGCTGATGTCCGTGGTTATAATGGTCAGCGTCTCCGTTCCGACATCGTTGCTGTATTGGAAGGCGAGTACGATCTAGGTTGGTCTCGTAACAGTGACGGTTCTTTTGACCTCATTGCTGACTTATGGGGTGTTGCTAAGAAGCACAACCAGACCGAGTTGATCAACTCTATCAATCAAAAATATGCCGTTAACAAGACTTTGGCTGAAGTAAAACAGCGCGGTCTGCAAAACGCTAACGTTAAGTTGGTATTGCAGTAA